The nucleotide window CAAGGTAAATGAGTGTTAAAGATAAGAGTATCTTCATTTCTTCGtttctgaaattgaaaaatatgagagATTCAATTCATCGACGTATACGGACAAAATATACAACTGTTTGAACTCATAATTTTCGGTTTTAATGAGCTACCCATTAGTAGTAACAGCAATAACGATGCCAATGACGATATTAACACTTACGaaacagcagagaaattatATTTCCATTAGGCAGTGTACGTTCGAACACTAGGCACAGTTTTCCAGtcagtatttttcttccacgcacTGTTATAAACTATCGATCTCTGTTACCGATTCTCAGCACCACACCTTATGTGACTACGTACGAAATCTACTATCACTATCAGATGATAAGATACGGTATGCGGTGACTAACAGGTTGCCCCTTCTGCATCAATTGACATACATATGCGTACCTGCATGTATACATGAGGGCATTTCGAAGCAAAATTGCTTTTTTATTTAGCGGGAAAAAATCCTCCCGGAAGAATATCTCTTGTATCCAATTTTACATTTCTCACGGAATTTAACGTCTTTCTAGCTGAATAACGAATCACGTGTGTAATGGTACAAGTATGTATGTGCCAAAAAGTCGAATTTAGTGGTAAAaggttgtataatttttattcgaaatgCATATCCAAactaaaattattcgaaaaaataaataaagatatgagtttttatgttttgtggATATGCCAACCTTTCAGCGCTaaaatatagttttatttatcgaatttaCAATCGGTATAAGGTCGCATCTGCCATTTTagtctctttttttctcgtaaacGACACAAAAACCGTCGAGACATCGGATTTATGGGTTTCAagcaaatatttaaaaaatgtttattttctcaaaacaTGATATCGAACCTACCTGTATAAGGTCGTAaccgacatttttttatttttggcaaaCGATAATTGATCCATTCgtcaatttcaacgtttttgaACATCTTCTTATGTTGCTCGTGTAAATATGAAGggcaaaaaagaaatacgaagTTCATCCTGGAAACATTTTGTAGAGAATGAAATTCGACCTAGAAATCGGTTGAATTCGTGATGCAAAATCAGTGGTTTAGCCACTGAAGAGATTTAAATACTAATTTTTAACTTtccgtttctctgttttcaggGGAAAAAAGAGTTATTATAATCACCCCGGAATTGGAAAGTTAAGCTACgtggccaatttttttttttttttattcaacgataCCTCGAGAAAGAGTTACcggatttcaataattttgataTCAATCAACGCGGCTTCTCCAAACTTAGAACTAATTAGATTTTAGCTTTCATCGGTTCAACActttttgatttatttgaataaaagcattccaaaaaataagataaacTGATGATATCTTGAGAACGGATGAAcggattcgaatgaaaattggtacttGAAGTTTTTTTATGTCGCTGATCGCGGCTACAAGGTCagactttcaaaatttgtagtggttccattccattccattcattgcagtgattaaaaataaaaaaatcgttaaattttcatgtaatatggTACCTGAAGGCATTTGAATTGTTAgtcacgaatctgaatttgtagttAGGAATTCCAATTGGatattaatttctttcttttttgaatttggaaCGCCGTTTGTTACAGAACATCGACTTTCGAGTCAATTGGCTTATAACTTTTGAACCGTTTAAACTACGGATTTCACTCGACAGACACTTTAGTAGAGAATTTAATTCTATgtaactgacaatgagtggtaactgtttgaaaaaattacatcttgcccatattatttaaatgataagacttaaaattctgaaaatgaactttaaaattaaaaacttttcgtgaggatttcttttttgctttatGCAACAAGTTTTACCGTTCggattgagaaaaatattataaatccAACTACGACTTGTGGTACTTCAAATTTAATAGCTGAACTTTTTTCGTCTGAGATGAAACATTTTAAGCCATGTAAATACAGGCATTTTTTATCTCGACTTGAGCAAGATTCTCTCTCGTTTCTCTTCACTGATTACATTTCATACGTTATATGAATAATTCTCACTCAAATAGGAAGGGTTTTGAAGTTTGACTCTCAGAGttgagtaagaaaaaaaatttcgattcattttttaaactgtaAATCTGTATTGCAAAGTGTTTTTATCgtttaattattgattttctACTCCCTTCAagggaaaaattatcaaaacaCAAAATGTTCATCTCGTCTGAAACTTgtcgaaataaaaacaacgaaTTCCTATCGCAAACGATGACGTGGGATTTCCGAATATAAGCACAAATTGAAGATCAAATTCTAAAGTAAAAATCTTATGTCATGGTTTACGTTGGAGAttcgaattgttttttttttttcgaaaagttcgaatgaaaatgaacacgttttgtttcgataatttttatccCATAGCGAGCTGtcttagagaaaaaaatgtcacaagTTATCAACTCGTATTTTAGAAACATTTAATGATCGATTAGTCAAAATTCATAAGTGCAAATCAAAAACACTTTgggatataaaaaatttttcaaaaaagtaagtgaaaaattgtaaaaaaaaaagaaaaatctgaaagtcaaaatttgaatcccTGTGACTTAATGGAGAATTACTCATGCATACAAACTTTTATACCAATACCAATGTTCAATACTTACATGTTGGTTTAATTGAGAGATATGATCTACAGTCTTTTTGTTCCTTATTTTGGTGCAAAACTGCAGTTAGGGCACAAATAGGTCATTTCGAATATGTGTACTCAActatttcaagtttttccgTTATCACAGTCTTATCACAGGTGAAACGGGGCTTATCTTATTAAATCGTTTCGCTTCTGACTCACTGTGGATAGTGTACTATTAAACGTGATATTCTACGGTATTTCCTGTTATGTCTTTAATCTGTCACAATGAAAAGTGATGTCCTTTTAGTGTTCATATATTACGGTACGTAGGTTGAATTGTTCTCATGAATATACATGCGTGCAAAATTGATATAGACAATGCACATTGTTGTATTATCAAATAATTCAGCGACCTCTCAGTTACACCATTCAACAATAACACAATTCCGTTTAATTCAtcagttttttaattattcaacgcATCTTGGTTGGTTCATGAATTTGATATAACAATAGGGCGAatgatttgatgaaaaaaaaaaattaaatctgtCTTGCGTCATAATAATTTTGGAATTATCTTTCAGGACTTGTGCTAGTGAACTGTCAAACGAGTATTCCAGAAAGATTGGAGGAATGCTATCGAAATGGCAGTGTCGCAGGTACTGAGATACCGACAAATCTTCGCGTTCTTATAGATCTCATACAAAAGGCAGAGCATTTTTCGTACACGAGATTGGACATGAGAGCGACGACCTCCTCATTGCTTCACAGGTATGTGCAAATACAGCAAAGTCTCATCTACACGCTTTCCAAGGGGTATAGAAATCATGAGTACAAGTAAGTTTAGTGtcgaagtgaaattttttcctaagTCATCATTCATCCGCATTTATTTATGCTTTTACTGTAATCGATatgtttaatttaatttaaggTTCAGATTCGACGGTATCGAGCATCAAGAAGACGTTGCTGTTACCAGTGGAATATCACCTTTCAGCGGCACAGGATTTCAACGAGAGAAGCACAAAATCATCGAGGAACTGGTGCCTGGTGATTACCAAGTTTTTCCTTCCGAGGCTCTGACCTTGGTAGAACGCTGTACTCTACATCGTATGATTTCGTCAACCATTTGGGAGCATCCTTCGGCTAGCGTCGAAAAATTGTGTAGCACACCGAGTGAGAAAGTTTCCGGTGAAGACACTATAAGACGAAAGAGTCGAGTACGAAGTGGAGAATAATCGGATATTAACGTGCATCTTTTCAGGCAGATCGAAGTCTGGCGTCGCTTCAATATGCCCCGTTGAGAGCGGTGTCATTATCACTCCGTACGGAACAATTTCTCCTGGCGCAGTCATCGCCTCGATTGCTGCGTCCCTTCAGCCCCAGAATGTAGCTGTGAAGTTGTTAATTGCTGAACCACCGATGTATCGCCAAGGTATGATTCGTTGTTGAATGACACAACAttcattttttcgttttcgttgagttcgaattttccgaaaaaaatttacaaaaaatgtccAGCAGTTTTGTTGTTTTCGCCTATGATATAACAGGAATGATTCTGAGCATATTCAAATAACACAATTTGAAATATCAgcaattgaagaaaaagttttataaCTGTAAGAACGTTCTAATGCTTGAAAGGtaatttcttttacaattGAAATCTCCAGAGGTCActtcaaaaacatttttatatgcTGTTATTTCCAGAGTATCTAAAGATTCGAATATAATCTACAATGATTCTGaacattttgaataataatttgtttttcgaattgacatgaaattttaaataattcaatctagAATGTCGTTTCTTTTACTCAATACGAGGATATGATCGTCTATTCAAGCCTCACAGAAGTAAAATCATTCACAGAACGCATTATAATTGCcaagatattttcatttattgaaggttgatacaaaatttattacaattttgcgTGACAACAAACGCGTCACTTGCTTTTTTACGGCGaggatacaaaaaaaaattaacgaaaaataaatttgcaacaGTCTGTTACTTGTGCTCGACTTTTGCAGAATCAATTACAACAGAGTTTACATCGTTGAACTATAACGAGAAAGAAGTTGATCTCATTGTTCCGAAAGGCAAAATTGCACTTGGAAGATCCATGTGGTTTCAGTCTCTCATGGAATCTACCTCCAAATTAGATAACGTTTGGGTGTCGACGCTTGCAGGTGACTTTTCTTCTCCTACTCAAGAATTCCCTTGCCAAGACAAAACTGCacaattataaattgaaaaattaataaatttgtcTTTACGATAACACTTTCATTTGCATTCAAGGAGACATTGGGGAAATGGCAGTTTATCAAGGGCCTGTTGTATCGTCTGATATGACAATGGGGGCAACAGGCTTTTGGAACAGTACGATGCAACCGAGACTCTTTTACCTGACAGATCATAATGGACATTTAGACGCGACTCGGGCTGAGATTGTCGGCGGAATCGATGGTAAGACGGTAACCGTAGGCCTGGGTAAAATGTTTTCATGGATACGATTGAAACAGATAATTGCAAATGCTTGTAACGATGTCATTTGTAAGTGCAAGGATAGAAATTCTTTGCTTGGTTctatttaaaatgaaaatagtaaaaCAGGTATTCGAAATGAGTCATAAAAcgtcaaatatttcaaaacatttaaaatagaaaatggaaaatgcttacaaaaatatcatttataaataaatggaTAGAAATTATTTCCTCAATTCTATTTTAAATGGAAACAGTGGAgtagatatttgaaaaaaaaaaataaaaatagtgaatgtatgttcaaatttttaacccTATGGATGAAATACAGGATAAGAAAGAATAAAGACTATAATTCAACGAAAACATTATTCTCATTGGTTTTCATTAGTCTACAGCAGGCGCCAATCAGCGATGAATTATAAATCTTGTATGGAGCATATTTAATTTCAGGCTTGGTGATagggaaaaatttacaaacttGGATCGACAGCTTCCACAGTCTTCGCCTAAGCCAAGTTCTGGATATGTATTACAGCTACGAAGGGATAGCTTTCGACAAAAACGCGAAGGCCTGTCAGCGATTGTTAAATTTCCAGCTAGTCGCACCGACGACAATAATAACTGAACAGGTTTGGAGCTTTTAACAGATTTTCGGAGTATTAATTTTGCTCAAAACGTAGTTAAATCAATCTCTCTTTCAAATCAGACCCATGCTCTAGCTCAGATATTGGCCTATCGCAACAGTATCGCTTATATGACACCGGAGGCTTTACTGAGGATGGTAAATTTTGCTGTCAACACATTTTCAACCTATGCCGACAACTATCTATTCGCTGAATCGGAATGCCATAATCCAGGATCAAAGCCTCAACTAGAGATTCTTGTTGCATTTGATGGTGCCTGGTCCCGAGATTATACAGCAGACTTTATATCGTACGTATTTCAAGTACGAACGTTTGAACGTTTAGAAAATTCTTAATTATCGTGACCGCAAGTTTTATATTCAGTTTTATCGTTCGGAACTAACGCTGTACTTTGCCCAGATAATTTTATCCAGAATAAGAATCTTATATAAATTCATCTCAATTTCtatttcatacaaataaaGTTCATCTTTCATCTCATCTACTCGAATTTTCAtacgaataattttatattttcatctagataataatactaattaTCTTGTCCTGTGTCAGGAATCAACACTTCTCATAATAACGTtgtcaaattaatttttgaccGCAGAGTAATGCTTGAAGACTTGGATGTTTCGATGTACGGGTCGAGGATGGGATTACTTCATGGAAAGACGGGAGAATGGCTAG belongs to Neodiprion lecontei isolate iyNeoLeco1 chromosome 5, iyNeoLeco1.1, whole genome shotgun sequence and includes:
- the LOC107225502 gene encoding uncharacterized protein LOC107225502 isoform X1; the protein is MKSDVLLVFIYYGLVLVNCQTSIPERLEECYRNGSVAGTEIPTNLRVLIDLIQKAEHFSYTRLDMRATTSSLLHRFRFDGIEHQEDVAVTSGISPFSGTGFQREKHKIIEELVPGDYQVFPSEALTLVERCTLHRMISSTIWEHPSASVEKLCSTPSEKVSGRSKSGVASICPVESGVIITPYGTISPGAVIASIAASLQPQNVAVKLLIAEPPMYRQESITTEFTSLNYNEKEVDLIVPKGKIALGRSMWFQSLMESTSKLDNVWVSTLAGDIGEMAVYQGPVVSSDMTMGATGFWNSTMQPRLFYLTDHNGHLDATRAEIVGGIDGLVIGKNLQTWIDSFHSLRLSQVLDMYYSYEGIAFDKNAKACQRLLNFQLVAPTTIITEQTHALAQILAYRNSIAYMTPEALLRMVNFAVNTFSTYADNYLFAESECHNPGSKPQLEILVAFDGAWSRDYTADFISVMLEDLDVSMYGSRMGLLHGKTGEWLVNVTHSPSTIYYALKNFTQITWPSTLNLARVLEEVGAYLNETWSNNSKKYVIGNLGQVVVLLAPRTVPSEEELQSSIQALRQIKTQHPDVRFVYYGSEFYSDPLKNLILTSEDYLIKSLKIDDLSMHLRNVPRVLRPPSNFNLTYGSKNQFEDYTGLQETVTYQLHPQWRGNTKKVEVTFHSVGYGAMRVCSWNEWPTVGTRDGFYCQDLRGHNEISMTDYSDCRTGKACPKTYYRVQNVTTMQQCSEMDCKTPNHVRYIVRIEDFRYVSCAPSIFSGFQFLVLYFTFIVFSKIFI
- the LOC107225502 gene encoding uncharacterized protein LOC107225502 isoform X2, translating into MKSDVLLVFIYYGLVLVNCQTSIPERLEECYRNGSVAGTEIPTNLRVLIDLIQKAEHFSYTRLDMRATTSSLLHRFRFDGIEHQEDVAVTSGISPFSGTGFQREKHKIIEELVPGDYQVFPSEALTLVERCTLHRMISSTIWEHPSASVEKLCSTPSRSKSGVASICPVESGVIITPYGTISPGAVIASIAASLQPQNVAVKLLIAEPPMYRQESITTEFTSLNYNEKEVDLIVPKGKIALGRSMWFQSLMESTSKLDNVWVSTLAGDIGEMAVYQGPVVSSDMTMGATGFWNSTMQPRLFYLTDHNGHLDATRAEIVGGIDGLVIGKNLQTWIDSFHSLRLSQVLDMYYSYEGIAFDKNAKACQRLLNFQLVAPTTIITEQTHALAQILAYRNSIAYMTPEALLRMVNFAVNTFSTYADNYLFAESECHNPGSKPQLEILVAFDGAWSRDYTADFISVMLEDLDVSMYGSRMGLLHGKTGEWLVNVTHSPSTIYYALKNFTQITWPSTLNLARVLEEVGAYLNETWSNNSKKYVIGNLGQVVVLLAPRTVPSEEELQSSIQALRQIKTQHPDVRFVYYGSEFYSDPLKNLILTSEDYLIKSLKIDDLSMHLRNVPRVLRPPSNFNLTYGSKNQFEDYTGLQETVTYQLHPQWRGNTKKVEVTFHSVGYGAMRVCSWNEWPTVGTRDGFYCQDLRGHNEISMTDYSDCRTGKACPKTYYRVQNVTTMQQCSEMDCKTPNHVRYIVRIEDFRYVSCAPSIFSGFQFLVLYFTFIVFSKIFI